From one [Ruminococcus] lactaris ATCC 29176 genomic stretch:
- a CDS encoding DUF951 domain-containing protein has protein sequence MADKFDVGDVIRMKKPHPCGSYEWEILRVGADFRLKCAGCGHQIMVSRKLVEKNTRQITKKA, from the coding sequence ATGGCAGACAAATTTGATGTGGGTGATGTGATCAGAATGAAAAAACCTCATCCGTGTGGCAGTTATGAGTGGGAAATCCTGCGTGTCGGAGCAGATTTCCGGTTAAAGTGTGCGGGATGTGGTCATCAGATCATGGTTTCAAGAAAACTGGTTGAAAAAAATACCAGGCAAATTACAAAAAAAGCTTGA
- the rplI gene encoding 50S ribosomal protein L9: MKVILLKDVKSLGKKGEIVNVNDGYARNFILPKKVGLEATGKNLNDLKLQKNNEKKVAEENLEAAKELAAELGAGKVELSIKVGEGGRTFGSVSSKEIAEAVKTQMNLSVDKKKIQIKEGIKTLGTHMVSVKLHPEVTAELKVVVKEEA, encoded by the coding sequence ATGAAAGTAATTTTGTTGAAAGATGTAAAATCCCTTGGAAAAAAGGGTGAGATCGTAAACGTAAATGATGGATATGCAAGAAATTTCATTCTTCCGAAGAAAGTCGGTCTGGAGGCGACGGGAAAGAATTTAAATGACCTGAAGCTGCAGAAGAATAATGAAAAGAAAGTTGCCGAGGAGAACCTGGAGGCTGCAAAAGAACTGGCAGCAGAACTTGGAGCAGGAAAGGTTGAGCTGTCGATTAAAGTCGGAGAAGGCGGAAGAACGTTCGGTTCAGTATCCAGCAAGGAAATTGCAGAAGCTGTGAAGACGCAGATGAATCTTTCTGTAGATAAGAAAAAGATCCAGATCAAAGAGGGAATCAAGACACTGGGAACGCATATGGTATCAGTGAAACTGCACCCGGAAGTGACAGCAGAACTGAAAGTCGTTGTAAAGGAAGAAGCATAA
- a CDS encoding single-stranded DNA-binding protein, which produces MNKVVLVGRLTRDPEVRYSQGNNATAVARYTVAVDRRFKRDGEPTADFIPCVVFGRSAEFAEKYFRQGMRVSISGRIQTGSYTNKDGVKVYTTEVIVEEQEFAESRAESDANRANFQHQAAPAPSADAGDGFMNIPEGIDDVLPFN; this is translated from the coding sequence ATGAATAAAGTAGTTTTAGTAGGACGGTTGACAAGAGATCCGGAAGTGAGATATTCACAGGGAAATAATGCTACAGCAGTTGCAAGATATACAGTTGCAGTAGACCGCAGATTCAAGAGAGACGGTGAGCCGACAGCGGATTTTATTCCGTGTGTTGTATTCGGACGTTCCGCTGAGTTTGCAGAGAAGTATTTCCGTCAGGGAATGCGAGTTTCTATTTCAGGCCGTATTCAGACAGGCAGCTACACGAACAAAGATGGCGTAAAAGTATATACGACAGAAGTGATCGTGGAGGAACAGGAATTTGCAGAAAGCAGAGCTGAGAGTGATGCGAACAGAGCGAACTTCCAGCACCAGGCTGCACCGGCACCGAGTGCGGATGCAGGAGATGGCTTTATGAATATCCCGGAAGGTATTGATGACGTATTACCGTTTAACTAA
- the rpsR gene encoding 30S ribosomal protein S18, with protein MAYEKGSRPEGGFKRRGPVRRRKKVCVFCGKENNEIDYKDVAKLKKYVSERGKILPRRITGNCAKHQRALTVAIKRARHISLMPYVQD; from the coding sequence ATGGCTTACGAAAAGGGAAGCAGACCAGAGGGTGGATTCAAGAGAAGAGGCCCGGTTCGCAGAAGAAAAAAAGTTTGCGTATTCTGTGGTAAAGAGAATAACGAGATCGATTATAAGGATGTTGCAAAATTAAAGAAATATGTTTCTGAAAGAGGAAAAATTCTTCCGAGAAGAATTACTGGAAACTGTGCTAAGCACCAGAGAGCTCTTACAGTAGCGATCAAGAGAGCAAGACATATTTCTCTTATGCCTTACGTTCAGGACTAA
- a CDS encoding helix-turn-helix domain-containing protein has protein sequence MGEVRFMISEAAKKVHVESHVLRYWEEELGLSIGRTEMGHRYYTEDDIQLFCCIKRLKDEGMLLRDLKLLIPQLNETRNRLRQADKVSKKTTAKSAVKALAGAATKTDIKTAADAVSKPVTNAAAPAGTNPVSTPDSVEKSSAALPSAAVTPDEIITRTQLEQVRSLLGDVLSEVVTDNNSTLTDQISKTVTSDILREMDDLFQAKERREEEHFRKLDSLIRQQQANRRESAKGNAVIRLKKIFT, from the coding sequence ATGGGGGAAGTCAGATTTATGATTTCCGAAGCCGCAAAAAAAGTGCATGTCGAATCTCATGTTCTACGCTACTGGGAAGAAGAGCTTGGACTTTCGATCGGCAGAACGGAAATGGGACATCGATATTATACCGAAGATGACATACAGCTTTTCTGCTGTATCAAAAGACTAAAAGATGAAGGAATGCTTCTGAGAGACCTGAAGCTGCTTATTCCTCAATTAAATGAGACCCGGAACCGGCTGCGTCAGGCGGACAAGGTCTCTAAAAAAACAACCGCAAAGTCCGCTGTAAAAGCACTTGCAGGTGCAGCCACAAAAACAGACATAAAGACTGCCGCAGATGCAGTTTCAAAGCCAGTCACAAATGCAGCCGCTCCTGCCGGAACGAATCCTGTTTCCACACCGGACTCTGTTGAAAAATCTTCAGCCGCCCTGCCATCGGCTGCCGTTACCCCTGATGAAATCATAACCCGGACGCAACTGGAACAGGTAAGATCTCTTCTCGGCGACGTGCTTTCCGAGGTAGTCACAGACAATAATTCCACGCTCACCGATCAAATCAGTAAGACAGTAACTTCTGATATACTCCGGGAAATGGACGACCTCTTTCAGGCAAAAGAGCGACGGGAAGAAGAACATTTCCGTAAGCTGGATTCTCTCATCCGTCAACAACAGGCAAATCGACGGGAATCTGCAAAAGGGAACGCAGTTATCAGGCTTAAGAAAATTTTTACCTGA
- a CDS encoding metallophosphoesterase: protein MGRTYAISDVHGMGHLLDQMLEKIAFSEADRLYVLGDLIDRGPDPAGVLDLAMERKNIIALKGNHEDAFVDWYDTVPDKIHNRYYYNTYDFLMDSRRTRERLPEYVEFMRKMPLYKKLRIDGECWLLAHACTEEVLSFWKRKERMLWSTEMIDRGKGIPGYHSVVGHVPAFTIRGNTNRPAKIWHSEDGWLTDIDCGAAFPAFGGRLGCLCLETGEEYYVADAEILTT, encoded by the coding sequence ATGGGGAGAACATACGCAATCTCTGATGTGCATGGAATGGGTCATCTTCTGGATCAGATGCTGGAAAAGATTGCATTTTCAGAGGCAGACAGACTTTATGTTTTAGGAGATCTGATTGACCGGGGACCTGACCCGGCAGGTGTGCTGGATCTGGCAATGGAACGGAAAAATATCATTGCATTAAAAGGAAATCATGAGGACGCATTTGTGGATTGGTATGATACAGTACCGGATAAGATTCACAACCGGTACTATTATAATACTTATGATTTTCTGATGGACAGTCGCAGAACCAGGGAAAGACTGCCGGAATATGTGGAATTTATGAGGAAAATGCCTTTATATAAAAAGCTGAGGATTGATGGGGAATGTTGGCTTCTTGCCCATGCCTGTACAGAAGAGGTGCTTTCATTTTGGAAAAGAAAAGAACGAATGCTTTGGAGTACTGAAATGATTGATCGGGGGAAAGGGATTCCCGGATATCATTCGGTGGTCGGTCATGTACCGGCTTTTACGATTCGTGGAAATACGAATCGACCGGCAAAGATCTGGCACAGTGAGGATGGATGGCTGACGGATATAGATTGTGGAGCGGCATTTCCTGCATTTGGAGGACGACTGGGATGTCTCTGCCTGGAAACGGGGGAAGAATATTACGTTGCGGATGCAGAGATTTTAACAACATAA
- the dnaB gene encoding replicative DNA helicase produces MDMEAAMKRIPPHSAEAEQAVLGAMLMNKEAISMASEIITGEDFYQTAYGILFDCIVEMFQQGKPVDLITLQDYLKEKDVPPEISNMEFARDLLMQAQTSANADTYAKIVREKSVMRRLIKVNEETANTCYQQNKPLDEILEDAQKKVFELAETGNSEEYVPIRQVVLNALDVIERASKTKGTVTGIPTGFIDLDYKLSGLQRSDLVLIAARPSMGKTAFVLNIAQHVAFRQNLAVAIFSLEMSKEQLVNRLFSLESHVDAQILRTGNLSDTDWEKLIEGAGTIGSSRMIIDDTSGITISEMRSKCRKYKLEMGLDLVIIDYLQLMSGSNSRRNESRQQEISEISRSLKGLARELNVPVIALSQLSRAVEQRTDKRPMLSDLRESGAIEQDADVCMFIYRDDYYNPDTEDKNIAEIIIAKQRNGPIGTVRLAWMPQYTRFGNEERRQERDS; encoded by the coding sequence ATGGATATGGAAGCAGCAATGAAACGGATTCCTCCGCACAGTGCGGAGGCGGAGCAGGCAGTGCTGGGAGCGATGCTGATGAATAAGGAGGCTATTTCGATGGCCTCCGAAATTATAACCGGAGAGGATTTTTATCAGACTGCATATGGGATTTTATTTGACTGTATTGTGGAAATGTTTCAGCAGGGAAAGCCGGTAGATCTGATCACGCTTCAGGATTATCTGAAGGAAAAAGATGTTCCACCGGAGATCAGCAATATGGAATTTGCGAGAGATCTTCTCATGCAGGCACAGACATCCGCCAATGCAGATACCTATGCAAAGATCGTCCGGGAAAAATCCGTGATGCGGAGGCTCATTAAAGTGAATGAGGAGACCGCAAATACGTGTTATCAGCAGAATAAACCATTGGATGAGATTCTGGAAGATGCACAGAAGAAGGTTTTTGAGCTTGCGGAGACAGGAAATTCAGAAGAGTATGTTCCAATCCGGCAGGTTGTTCTGAATGCCTTGGATGTCATTGAGCGGGCATCAAAGACAAAGGGAACGGTTACGGGAATCCCGACAGGATTCATTGACCTTGATTATAAGCTTTCCGGTTTACAGAGATCAGACCTTGTCCTGATCGCGGCCCGTCCTTCTATGGGAAAGACTGCCTTTGTTTTGAATATCGCACAGCATGTGGCATTCCGTCAGAATCTCGCAGTGGCGATCTTCAGTCTTGAGATGTCAAAGGAGCAGTTGGTAAACCGTCTGTTTTCACTGGAATCTCATGTGGATGCACAGATTTTAAGAACCGGTAATCTGTCAGATACGGACTGGGAGAAGCTGATCGAAGGAGCAGGAACGATTGGATCTTCCCGGATGATCATTGATGATACGTCAGGTATCACTATTTCTGAGATGCGATCCAAATGCAGAAAATATAAGCTGGAAATGGGACTTGATCTGGTTATCATCGACTACTTACAGTTGATGAGCGGAAGTAACAGCCGCAGAAATGAAAGCCGTCAGCAGGAGATTTCGGAGATTTCGCGTTCTTTGAAAGGGCTGGCAAGGGAGTTGAACGTGCCGGTCATTGCACTGTCTCAGTTGAGCCGTGCGGTAGAGCAGAGAACGGATAAGCGTCCGATGCTTTCTGACCTGCGTGAGTCAGGAGCGATCGAGCAGGATGCCGATGTATGTATGTTCATTTACCGTGATGATTACTACAATCCGGATACAGAAGATAAAAATATTGCGGAGATCATTATTGCGAAGCAGAGAAACGGTCCGATCGGAACAGTGCGTCTTGCATGGATGCCGCAGTATACGAGATTTGGAAATGAAGAAAGAAGACAGGAGAGGGACTCCTGA
- the rpsF gene encoding 30S ribosomal protein S6, with amino-acid sequence MNKYELAVVVSAKLEDEARADVIEKVKAMITRFGGNVTDVDEWGKRRFAYEIQKMKEGFYYFVHFEAESTVPAEVEQRIRIMDNVLRYLCVKEEA; translated from the coding sequence ATGAACAAGTATGAATTAGCTGTTGTTGTAAGCGCAAAACTCGAGGATGAAGCAAGAGCGGATGTAATCGAGAAAGTGAAAGCCATGATCACTCGTTTCGGCGGAAATGTAACAGACGTTGATGAGTGGGGCAAGAGAAGATTCGCTTACGAGATCCAGAAGATGAAAGAAGGATTTTACTACTTCGTCCACTTCGAGGCTGAAAGTACAGTTCCAGCTGAGGTGGAGCAGCGTATCCGCATTATGGACAATGTACTCAGATATTTATGCGTGAAAGAGGAAGCATAA
- a CDS encoding DHH family phosphoesterase — protein MKKDKMRLKGQLGMYMKWPLIMTLLLFAMNIWMYMIDKKAGVMMTVFIAIYLIIASSLYFHNRSLILADLIQFSVQYKGIENRLLKELALPYAIALEDGRILWKNDCFKELMEGQKKEKYLNRLIPDLHPGVFPKDDMEHVEMEVTYRERDYQVELRRVSLQGFSKKEELLQIPEEQEYFVAVSMRDVTELNSYIRENEEQRMIAGLIYIDNYDEVMESVEEVRQSLLVALIDRKINKYIGEVDGIVKKLEKDKYFVVLRKSGYKKIKEDKFSLLEEVKQVNIGNARSATLSIGLGLNTATYALSYQYARVAIDLALARGGDQAVIKDCNGITYFGGKKEQTAKNTRVKARVKAEALREFIVTKDQVIVMGHKIADPDSFGACMGIYRAAVSLEKKAHIVINEVTGSVRPLYDEIAESPAYEDDIFLTSDQALDYVNDNTMIIVVDTNKPQMTECPELLHRSRMIAVLDHHRQGSMIIDNAVLSYIEPYSSSACEMVAEVLQYIVDDIKIPSVEADCLYAGIMIDTRNFMNRTGVRTFEAAAFLRRCGADITRVRKMFRDDMESYRAKAEAMRRAEVYREEYAIAQCPGDIDSPTVLAAQTANELLDISGIKASFVLTVYEGKIYMSARSIDEVNVQIIAEKLGGGGHINSAGAQFDHTNIEEAVNALKETIDKMIEEGDI, from the coding sequence ATGAAGAAAGATAAGATGCGACTAAAAGGGCAGTTGGGAATGTACATGAAGTGGCCGCTTATTATGACCCTTCTGTTATTTGCCATGAATATCTGGATGTATATGATCGATAAAAAAGCCGGAGTGATGATGACGGTATTTATTGCGATCTATCTGATCATTGCATCCTCATTGTATTTCCATAACCGTTCCCTGATCCTGGCGGATCTGATCCAGTTTTCTGTGCAGTATAAAGGGATTGAGAACAGACTGCTGAAAGAACTGGCACTTCCTTATGCGATCGCTCTTGAAGATGGCAGGATCCTGTGGAAGAATGATTGCTTTAAAGAGTTGATGGAAGGGCAGAAGAAAGAAAAATATCTGAATCGCCTGATACCGGATCTGCATCCGGGAGTGTTCCCGAAAGATGATATGGAACATGTAGAGATGGAAGTGACTTACCGGGAGCGGGATTACCAGGTAGAACTGCGAAGGGTATCCTTGCAGGGCTTTAGTAAAAAGGAAGAACTGCTTCAGATTCCGGAAGAACAGGAATATTTCGTGGCGGTTTCCATGAGGGATGTTACGGAGTTAAATTCCTATATTCGTGAAAATGAAGAGCAGCGGATGATCGCAGGACTGATTTATATTGATAACTACGATGAAGTGATGGAAAGTGTCGAAGAAGTAAGGCAGTCACTTCTTGTTGCACTGATCGACCGGAAGATCAATAAATATATCGGTGAAGTGGACGGAATTGTTAAGAAGCTGGAGAAGGACAAGTATTTTGTTGTATTGCGTAAATCCGGTTATAAGAAGATCAAAGAGGATAAGTTCTCACTTCTGGAAGAAGTGAAGCAGGTCAATATTGGAAATGCAAGGTCAGCGACACTGAGTATCGGACTGGGACTGAACACTGCAACTTATGCACTGAGTTATCAGTATGCACGTGTGGCGATCGACCTGGCACTTGCAAGAGGCGGAGATCAGGCTGTGATTAAAGACTGCAATGGAATTACTTACTTTGGCGGTAAGAAAGAGCAGACAGCAAAGAATACCCGTGTGAAAGCCCGTGTAAAGGCTGAGGCACTCAGAGAGTTTATCGTGACGAAAGATCAGGTCATTGTCATGGGACATAAGATTGCAGACCCGGATTCATTTGGTGCATGTATGGGAATCTACAGAGCAGCGGTAAGTCTGGAGAAGAAGGCACATATTGTCATCAATGAAGTGACAGGATCGGTAAGACCGCTCTATGATGAGATTGCAGAGAGTCCGGCATATGAAGATGATATTTTCCTGACATCAGACCAGGCTCTGGATTATGTAAATGACAATACAATGATCATTGTTGTGGATACGAACAAGCCGCAGATGACAGAGTGTCCTGAACTTTTGCATCGATCCCGTATGATCGCAGTACTGGATCATCACCGTCAGGGCAGCATGATCATTGACAATGCGGTACTGTCTTATATCGAGCCGTATTCCTCTTCTGCCTGTGAGATGGTTGCAGAGGTATTGCAGTATATTGTAGACGATATCAAAATCCCGTCGGTTGAGGCGGATTGTCTGTATGCGGGAATTATGATCGATACGAGAAACTTTATGAACCGTACCGGTGTGCGTACCTTTGAAGCGGCTGCATTCTTAAGGAGATGCGGAGCAGATATTACCCGTGTTCGTAAGATGTTCCGAGATGATATGGAGTCTTACAGGGCGAAAGCAGAGGCGATGCGTCGGGCAGAGGTCTACCGGGAAGAGTATGCCATTGCCCAGTGTCCGGGTGACATTGACAGTCCGACGGTACTTGCGGCACAGACAGCCAATGAGTTGCTGGATATCAGCGGGATCAAAGCCTCTTTTGTGCTGACGGTGTATGAGGGCAAAATCTATATGAGTGCCAGATCGATTGACGAGGTGAATGTGCAGATCATTGCAGAGAAGCTGGGTGGCGGTGGTCATATCAATTCCGCAGGAGCACAGTTTGACCATACAAATATTGAAGAGGCGGTTAATGCACTCAAAGAAACGATTGATAAAATGATAGAAGAAGGAGATATATAA
- a CDS encoding lactate utilization protein — translation MDVREMRNEALGKRVVKALESRNMEAYYVKTKEEAVKKALELIPKGSTINMGGSASVRECGLIDAVCSDDYVFYDRDKAATVEERHEIALKAFTSDWFLGSVNAMSEDGVFINIDGNANRIAAYAFGPKNVLLIVGMNKVVKTQEDAMSRARNEAGPINAQRFGINTPCVKNGSCFNCKSDDCICAEILVTRFSRIKNRFKIILVDEPLGF, via the coding sequence ATGGATGTCAGAGAGATGAGAAATGAGGCACTTGGCAAAAGAGTTGTCAAGGCACTTGAATCCAGAAATATGGAAGCATATTATGTGAAGACGAAAGAAGAAGCAGTGAAGAAAGCACTGGAACTGATTCCAAAGGGAAGTACGATCAATATGGGCGGTTCAGCTTCGGTGAGAGAGTGCGGTCTGATCGATGCAGTCTGTTCCGATGATTATGTATTTTATGACAGAGATAAAGCTGCTACAGTGGAAGAACGCCATGAGATCGCATTAAAGGCATTTACATCGGACTGGTTTCTTGGAAGTGTGAATGCGATGAGTGAAGATGGTGTATTTATTAATATTGATGGAAATGCAAACCGTATTGCAGCTTATGCATTCGGCCCGAAGAATGTACTTCTGATCGTCGGAATGAACAAGGTAGTAAAGACACAGGAAGATGCCATGAGCCGTGCAAGAAATGAGGCAGGGCCGATCAATGCACAGAGATTTGGCATTAATACTCCGTGTGTAAAGAATGGAAGCTGCTTTAACTGTAAGAGTGATGACTGTATCTGTGCAGAGATTCTGGTGACAAGATTCAGCAGGATCAAGAACCGGTTTAAGATCATTCTCGTGGATGAGCCACTTGGTTTTTAA
- the srtB gene encoding class B sortase has product MEKDLNHQGRQGEDRGDGIRRRPKEERQQTARRRPVEESGTQERRRRPAGESGTQEGRRRPAGESGTQERRRRPAGESGTQERRRRPVGESGTQEARRRPVGESETQAGQRRQENDRRGQSPNSRKQNPNAKNKKKKRAAFNVGSTAVLIVAVFVFVFSVFQLVTMLVPYYSGGAEYDKIKEIAIKTNEQGEGFSVDFDALRAENPDTVAWIRFDEPSIISYPVVKSSDNKEYLTKTFSANDNKLGAIFMDMRCDSDFADRNTMIYGHNLKIGGEMFSQLKEYESEDFCKAHPEFYIYTPDGKVRMYKVFAASVVKDTSDAYNLTYNSDEEFESYLNLCRESSNYQVDVEVNAQSQIVSLSTCTNVKEDERFLLQGVLAGEY; this is encoded by the coding sequence ATGGAAAAAGATTTGAATCACCAGGGAAGACAGGGCGAAGACCGCGGAGACGGAATCCGCCGCCGTCCGAAAGAAGAACGGCAGCAGACAGCACGCCGCCGTCCGGTGGAGGAGAGTGGAACGCAGGAAAGACGTCGCAGACCGGCAGGAGAGAGCGGAACGCAGGAAGGACGTCGCAGACCGGCAGGAGAGAGCGGAACACAGGAAAGACGTCGCAGACCGGCAGGAGAGAGCGGAACGCAGGAAAGACGTCGTCGTCCGGTAGGAGAGAGCGGAACGCAGGAAGCACGCCGCCGTCCGGTGGGAGAGAGTGAAACGCAGGCAGGACAACGTCGCCAGGAAAATGACAGAAGAGGACAGAGTCCAAATAGCAGAAAGCAAAATCCAAATGCAAAAAATAAGAAAAAGAAAAGAGCGGCATTTAATGTTGGCTCGACAGCGGTTCTGATCGTTGCGGTTTTCGTTTTTGTATTTTCCGTTTTTCAGTTAGTAACGATGCTTGTACCGTATTATTCGGGTGGAGCAGAGTATGATAAGATCAAAGAGATTGCGATCAAGACGAATGAGCAGGGAGAAGGCTTCAGTGTGGATTTTGATGCACTTCGGGCAGAAAATCCAGATACAGTAGCATGGATACGGTTTGATGAGCCTTCGATCATCAGTTATCCGGTCGTAAAAAGTTCAGATAATAAGGAATACCTGACAAAGACATTTTCAGCAAATGACAATAAGCTGGGAGCGATTTTTATGGATATGCGGTGTGATTCAGATTTTGCAGACCGTAATACGATGATCTACGGACATAACTTAAAGATCGGTGGAGAAATGTTCTCTCAGTTGAAAGAATATGAAAGTGAAGATTTCTGCAAGGCACATCCTGAGTTTTATATTTATACACCGGATGGAAAAGTACGGATGTATAAAGTATTTGCTGCTTCGGTGGTGAAGGATACGTCAGATGCTTATAATCTTACATACAATTCAGATGAAGAGTTTGAAAGCTATCTGAATTTGTGCAGGGAATCTTCCAATTATCAGGTGGATGTAGAGGTCAATGCACAGTCTCAGATTGTCAGCCTGTCTACCTGCACCAATGTAAAAGAGGACGAGAGATTTCTGCTTCAGGGAGTTCTTGCCGGAGAGTATTGA
- a CDS encoding Hsp20/alpha crystallin family protein, with protein sequence MMMPSIFGENLFDDDWMNFPFEQDFWGKKNPLYGKHAKNMMKTDIREHDEGYEVDIDLPGFKKDEISIELENGYLTVSAAKGLDKDEEDKKGKYIRKERYAGAMQRSFYVGENLTDEDIKAKYENGILKLSVPKKPAKAVEAKKTIAIEG encoded by the coding sequence ATGATGATGCCTAGTATTTTTGGAGAAAACTTATTTGATGATGATTGGATGAACTTCCCATTTGAGCAGGATTTCTGGGGAAAGAAAAATCCGTTATATGGTAAGCACGCTAAGAACATGATGAAGACAGATATCCGTGAACATGATGAGGGATATGAAGTAGATATTGATCTTCCGGGATTTAAGAAAGATGAGATCAGCATTGAACTTGAGAACGGTTACCTGACCGTATCTGCAGCTAAGGGTCTTGATAAAGACGAGGAAGATAAGAAAGGTAAATACATCCGTAAGGAGCGTTATGCCGGAGCAATGCAGAGAAGCTTCTATGTCGGTGAGAATCTGACAGACGAAGATATCAAAGCAAAATATGAGAACGGTATCCTGAAATTGTCTGTTCCGAAGAAACCTGCAAAAGCAGTAGAGGCAAAGAAGACAATCGCAATTGAGGGTTGA